One window of Jannaschia sp. CCS1 genomic DNA carries:
- a CDS encoding ribose-phosphate pyrophosphokinase codes for MAAQDPKLISGNANKNLADAIARRMSMHRGMQVGLVDARVERFNDGEIFVEVYENVRGEDMFIIQPTSKPANDNLMELLIMADALRRSSAARITAVIPYFGYARQDRRTKARTPITAKLVANMIASGGIERVLTMDLHAAQIQGFFDMPVDNLYASPIFALDILHQFGGDMSDVMVVSPDVGGVARARELATRIGAPLSIVDKRREKVGEVSDMTVIGDVTGKKCVIIDDIVDTAGTLCKAAEVLTEAGATEVHSYITHGVMSGPAVERIEKSVMKSLVLTDTIEATDAVAACSSIRVVPTAPMFAQSILNIWNGTSVSSLFDTASLVPIYESLYPNGMWGR; via the coding sequence ATGGCTGCACAAGATCCGAAACTGATTTCCGGCAATGCGAACAAGAACTTGGCCGACGCCATCGCGCGGCGCATGTCGATGCATCGCGGCATGCAGGTGGGTCTTGTCGACGCGCGTGTCGAGCGGTTCAATGACGGTGAAATTTTCGTTGAGGTTTATGAAAATGTCCGGGGGGAGGACATGTTCATCATCCAGCCCACGTCCAAGCCCGCAAACGACAACCTGATGGAGCTGTTGATCATGGCCGACGCGCTGCGCCGCTCCTCGGCCGCACGGATCACGGCGGTGATCCCCTATTTCGGCTATGCCCGGCAGGACAGGCGCACCAAGGCGCGCACGCCGATCACCGCCAAGCTGGTCGCCAATATGATTGCCTCCGGCGGGATCGAGCGGGTGCTGACGATGGACCTGCACGCGGCTCAGATCCAGGGCTTCTTTGATATGCCCGTCGACAACCTCTATGCCTCGCCGATCTTTGCGCTGGATATCCTGCACCAGTTCGGCGGCGATATGAGCGATGTGATGGTCGTCTCTCCCGATGTTGGCGGCGTGGCGCGCGCGCGGGAACTGGCGACGCGGATCGGCGCGCCTTTGTCTATCGTAGACAAGCGACGGGAGAAGGTTGGCGAGGTTTCGGACATGACGGTGATCGGGGATGTGACCGGCAAGAAATGCGTCATCATCGACGACATCGTGGATACCGCAGGCACCCTGTGCAAGGCCGCCGAGGTCCTGACGGAAGCGGGCGCGACGGAAGTCCATTCCTATATCACCCACGGCGTCATGTCGGGCCCGGCCGTTGAGCGGATCGAAAAATCAGTGATGAAATCGCTGGTCCTGACCGACACGATAGAGGCCACCGACGCTGTCGCGGCCTGTTCCAGCATCCGCGTCGTGCCCACCGCGCCGATGTTCGCGCAATCGATCCTGAATATCTGGAACGGAACGTCGGTGTCGTCGCTGTTTGACACGGCGTCCCTGGTCCCGATCTACGAAAGCCTCTATCCCAACGGCATGTGGGGCCGGTAG
- a CDS encoding 2-hydroxychromene-2-carboxylate isomerase: protein MAHIDYYLATISPSVYLAGTRMEAVAAKHGASVNYKPLDIMGLFGRTGGLPPGQRHENRQAYRLQELRRQSAKVGLPLNLKPMFFPANPAPSSYALIAAQRAGGGDLGALVHALTRACWAQERNIAEDDVIREALEGAGFDGNLVNSGMLSGAEDYARNLEDAVAAGAFGAPFYIVDGTEHFWGQDRIEDLDTYLASLS, encoded by the coding sequence ATGGCACATATCGATTACTACCTGGCGACGATCTCCCCCAGCGTCTATCTTGCGGGCACGCGGATGGAGGCGGTCGCAGCCAAGCACGGCGCAAGCGTCAACTACAAACCGCTGGATATCATGGGCCTCTTTGGCCGGACCGGGGGCCTGCCGCCGGGCCAGCGCCATGAGAATCGCCAGGCCTACCGCCTGCAGGAACTGCGCCGCCAATCCGCCAAGGTTGGTCTGCCGCTCAACCTGAAACCGATGTTCTTTCCCGCCAACCCCGCGCCATCCTCCTACGCGCTGATTGCGGCGCAAAGGGCAGGCGGCGGCGACCTCGGCGCGTTGGTGCATGCCCTTACCCGCGCCTGTTGGGCGCAGGAGCGCAACATCGCCGAGGATGACGTGATCCGCGAGGCGCTGGAGGGCGCGGGGTTTGACGGGAACCTTGTGAACAGCGGCATGCTGTCGGGGGCCGAAGACTATGCCCGCAATCTGGAGGATGCGGTCGCGGCCGGTGCCTTCGGCGCGCCGTTCTACATCGTCGACGGGACGGAGCATTTCTGGGGCCAGGACCGGATCGAGGATCTGGACACGTATCTCGCCAGCCTGTCGTGA